The Lysinibacter cavernae genome has a window encoding:
- a CDS encoding BCCT family transporter gives MSSDTKSMPVHRWVFWPAAVIVVLFVAFAMIMPDTAESLFASIQATIVDNFNWYYVLIATFFVIFSLWVGFGKFGDIKLGKDDDEPEFSLASWFSLLFAAGMGIGLVFYGVSEPLSHFANPKPGVTGTDAQLAQQALSQTYLHWGVHAWAIYVVIGLALAYAIHRRGRPLSIRWTLEPLLGRKVRGGWGNAIDIIALVGTLFGVATSLGLGVLQISAGLESAGIIAGSDFLNIVIIVIITGGVLFSVLSGVSKGMKWLSNFNLALAGLLVVFILVVGPSQFLLRNFVQSIGSYLQNFIGLAFNVNAFTGAEGEAWQAAWTTFYWGWWISWAPFVGIFIARISRGRTVRQFVGGVILVPTLITFLWFSVLGGTALYSQLSGKGGLVGPGNTVDVEGALFQMLDQLPGGAALTIGAIVLIAIFFVTSADSGSLVMGMIATGGDPEPKAWIRVFFVGITSLLAIALLLSGGLNALKTAAIIIALPFSVVMLLICWSTAIAFSRETKLYEKARRAAFVDHIGGYYGLEVEQPIERGMKLRLDALFSRRRPAVRAGVRGSTGAVDAPGSAGAAGVVDASGSLGAAGAVDASGSAGAGVDERGAADSGQATGLPDPSAEHPPTDETP, from the coding sequence ATGTCCTCAGACACGAAGTCCATGCCGGTTCACCGTTGGGTCTTCTGGCCCGCTGCCGTAATCGTGGTGTTGTTTGTGGCGTTTGCCATGATCATGCCAGATACGGCCGAGTCGCTCTTTGCCTCGATCCAGGCGACCATCGTTGATAACTTCAACTGGTACTACGTGCTGATCGCCACGTTCTTTGTCATCTTCAGCCTGTGGGTTGGCTTCGGTAAGTTTGGCGACATCAAGCTGGGAAAGGATGACGACGAGCCGGAGTTTTCGCTCGCATCCTGGTTCTCGCTCCTGTTTGCCGCAGGGATGGGCATCGGCCTCGTGTTCTACGGTGTCAGCGAGCCGCTCAGCCACTTCGCAAACCCAAAACCCGGCGTGACGGGCACGGATGCCCAGCTCGCGCAGCAGGCGCTTTCGCAAACCTACCTGCACTGGGGCGTTCACGCGTGGGCGATCTACGTGGTCATCGGGCTGGCGCTGGCCTACGCCATCCACCGCCGCGGCCGCCCGCTCTCGATTCGCTGGACGCTTGAGCCGCTGCTTGGCCGAAAGGTGCGCGGAGGCTGGGGCAACGCCATCGATATTATTGCCCTCGTCGGTACCCTGTTTGGCGTTGCGACCTCGCTTGGCCTCGGCGTGCTGCAAATTAGCGCAGGGCTTGAGAGCGCAGGCATTATCGCTGGCTCAGACTTCTTGAACATCGTCATCATCGTGATCATTACGGGTGGTGTCCTGTTCTCGGTGCTTTCCGGTGTCTCTAAGGGCATGAAGTGGCTGTCGAACTTCAACCTCGCGCTTGCCGGATTGCTCGTGGTGTTCATCCTCGTGGTTGGGCCGAGCCAGTTCTTGCTGCGCAACTTTGTGCAGTCAATCGGGTCGTATCTGCAAAACTTCATTGGCCTCGCGTTCAACGTCAACGCCTTCACCGGTGCCGAGGGCGAAGCCTGGCAGGCGGCCTGGACCACGTTCTACTGGGGCTGGTGGATTTCGTGGGCCCCGTTTGTTGGCATCTTCATCGCGCGCATCTCCCGCGGACGCACCGTTCGCCAGTTTGTTGGCGGCGTCATCCTCGTTCCGACACTCATCACGTTCCTCTGGTTTAGCGTGCTCGGCGGAACCGCGCTGTACTCGCAGCTCTCAGGAAAGGGCGGTTTGGTGGGCCCCGGCAACACCGTGGATGTTGAGGGCGCGCTGTTCCAAATGCTCGACCAATTACCCGGCGGCGCAGCGCTGACTATTGGGGCAATCGTGCTGATCGCGATCTTCTTTGTGACCTCAGCCGACTCCGGCTCGCTCGTGATGGGGATGATCGCAACCGGCGGCGACCCGGAGCCAAAGGCCTGGATCCGCGTCTTCTTCGTTGGCATCACATCACTGCTGGCCATCGCGCTGCTGTTGTCTGGCGGGCTCAACGCGCTCAAAACCGCGGCCATTATTATCGCCCTGCCGTTTAGCGTGGTGATGTTGCTCATCTGTTGGTCGACGGCTATCGCCTTTAGCCGCGAAACGAAGCTCTACGAGAAAGCGAGACGCGCGGCGTTTGTTGACCACATCGGTGGCTACTACGGCCTCGAAGTTGAGCAGCCTATCGAGCGAGGCATGAAGCTGCGGCTGGATGCCCTGTTCTCGCGGCGCAGGCCCGCCGTTCGGGCCGGCGTGCGGGGCTCGACTGGTGCTGTGGATGCTCCCGGCTCGGCGGGTGCCGCTGGTGTTGTGGATGCATCTGGTTCGCTGGGTGCCGCTGGTGCTGTGGATGCTTCTGGTTCGGCCGGCGCTGGCGTGGATGAACGTGGCGCTGCGGACTCGGGCCAGGCGACTGGGCTGCCAGACCCATCGGCGGAGCATCCGCCAACAGACGAGACGCCGTAG
- a CDS encoding TetR family transcriptional regulator, with translation MSTAQSPTPRRRGRPRKNEAADTRTHIVTAAHDEFMAKGFDAASIRGIARAAGVDPSLVHHYFADKSDLLAASLDLPMRPDVELPRILATPPAERAATLVRFILTVWDDPVVQKRGMLLLRSASGQGLVSRLIRDFVVREIFARVAASIDADDAELRAQLVATQIVGLIVLRFGLRVEPLASADVEEIVRRVAPGLSVHLIGPAEA, from the coding sequence GTGAGCACCGCGCAATCGCCAACCCCTCGTCGACGGGGCCGCCCCCGCAAGAACGAGGCGGCCGACACACGAACCCACATCGTGACGGCCGCGCACGACGAGTTCATGGCAAAGGGATTTGACGCAGCCTCGATTCGTGGCATCGCGCGCGCGGCGGGTGTTGACCCGTCACTTGTACACCACTACTTTGCCGATAAGAGCGACCTGCTCGCGGCATCCCTCGACCTGCCGATGCGACCGGACGTTGAGTTGCCCCGCATCCTCGCAACGCCCCCTGCCGAACGCGCGGCGACGCTCGTGCGGTTTATCCTCACCGTTTGGGATGATCCAGTTGTGCAAAAACGCGGGATGCTGCTGTTGCGATCCGCGTCTGGTCAGGGGCTCGTGAGCCGCCTCATCCGCGATTTTGTTGTTCGTGAAATCTTCGCTCGCGTCGCTGCGTCCATCGACGCAGACGATGCGGAGCTCAGAGCTCAGCTCGTCGCAACCCAGATCGTTGGGCTCATCGTGCTGCGTTTTGGTCTCAGGGTCGAGCCACTTGCCAGCGCGGATGTTGAGGAAATCGTTCGCCGCGTAGCCCCCGGACTCAGCGTGCACCTGATTGGGCCGGCTGAGGCCTGA
- a CDS encoding response regulator: MTEPIRTLVVDDDFRVAGLHRDIVADRPGFLALKPALSVAEAQASIRSERPDLLLVDVHLPDGDGIELVRAYDIDAFVISAAGDAPTVRRALRAGALAMLLKPFEPRILAERLDRFSRYRNLVAGPAPIVQDELDRALAILNGSNDPVTLSRSATEKLILDALNTDEASATEIAERTGISRATAQRHLAALAARSMVEVRLRYGATGRPEHRYTAATTTA; the protein is encoded by the coding sequence ATGACCGAACCAATCCGCACCCTGGTTGTTGACGACGATTTCCGCGTGGCCGGGCTGCACCGCGATATCGTCGCCGACCGCCCCGGGTTTCTCGCTCTCAAGCCGGCGCTGTCGGTCGCAGAGGCGCAGGCATCCATCCGCTCCGAGCGCCCAGACCTGCTGCTCGTTGATGTTCACCTTCCCGACGGCGACGGAATCGAGCTCGTCCGGGCCTACGACATCGACGCGTTTGTGATTTCCGCGGCTGGCGACGCGCCAACCGTTCGACGGGCACTCAGGGCTGGCGCCCTCGCAATGCTCCTCAAGCCGTTTGAGCCACGGATACTTGCAGAACGGCTCGACCGGTTCTCGCGCTACCGCAACCTCGTGGCTGGCCCAGCCCCCATCGTGCAGGACGAATTAGACAGAGCCCTCGCCATCCTGAACGGGTCCAACGACCCGGTCACCCTCTCGCGCTCGGCAACCGAAAAGCTCATCCTCGACGCGCTCAATACTGACGAAGCCTCGGCAACCGAAATCGCCGAGCGCACGGGGATCTCGCGCGCGACCGCACAGCGGCACCTCGCGGCCCTCGCCGCTCGGTCGATGGTCGAGGTGCGCCTGCGCTACGGGGCAACGGGACGGCCAGAGCATCGGTACACCGCGGCCACGACAACGGCCTAG
- a CDS encoding HNH endonuclease, which produces MVRDNRVESLSLKTRDYRARYGAVFLSDGRCFHCKTSILRFEEPGIGATGLPHQAAPLNVDHAIPVALGGKHHLKNYLASCESCNKSRQDTPLSVSDQNRAESLWRYTDEEDFSVHAAGIDAYDRCISMRGIRCLEHGWHIYASPEMRRCHEMVDFNADPFVKAWVAEEWVAVFGHRSRAAFELLKTSASWVDHSRRAALIVTVPRVICGFPDQLSELLRFCSTHEEIQNSTGPRMNIFPSPILDISMTTYRAHDSAQQTAQYREASAAFREQAGITWTSIFRLFTRRGWPTYILHDNASKIAKQGKSDRTRILKEVQTLRTVREVDLYFDKLT; this is translated from the coding sequence GTGGTAAGGGATAACCGCGTTGAAAGCCTTTCTTTGAAGACTCGTGATTATCGAGCCAGGTATGGGGCTGTCTTTCTTAGCGATGGTCGTTGCTTTCATTGCAAAACATCGATTCTCAGGTTCGAAGAGCCGGGAATAGGGGCAACGGGACTTCCCCATCAGGCCGCTCCACTTAACGTGGACCATGCGATACCTGTTGCGTTGGGAGGGAAACATCACCTGAAAAACTATTTGGCCTCCTGTGAGTCATGCAACAAGAGCCGGCAGGACACGCCATTGTCGGTTAGCGACCAGAATCGAGCTGAATCACTCTGGAGATACACCGATGAGGAAGATTTTTCGGTCCATGCGGCAGGTATAGATGCATATGACCGTTGCATCTCGATGCGAGGTATTCGTTGTCTCGAGCATGGTTGGCATATTTATGCGTCACCTGAGATGAGGCGATGTCACGAGATGGTTGACTTTAACGCCGATCCATTTGTCAAAGCTTGGGTCGCTGAAGAGTGGGTAGCTGTTTTTGGACATCGGAGTCGAGCAGCCTTTGAGCTTCTTAAGACTAGCGCTTCATGGGTTGATCACTCGCGGAGGGCGGCCCTTATTGTCACAGTTCCACGAGTAATTTGTGGGTTTCCTGATCAACTATCCGAACTCCTCCGGTTTTGTTCAACACATGAAGAAATACAAAACAGCACAGGGCCGCGCATGAACATCTTCCCCAGTCCGATCCTTGATATTTCCATGACAACGTATCGAGCCCATGATTCAGCCCAGCAAACGGCGCAGTACCGGGAGGCATCCGCAGCTTTTAGAGAACAAGCCGGAATTACCTGGACTTCGATTTTTCGCCTATTTACGAGACGTGGTTGGCCGACATACATTCTTCACGACAATGCTTCCAAGATCGCGAAGCAAGGAAAATCCGACAGAACTCGAATACTAAAAGAAGTGCAAACGCTCAGAACGGTTAGGGAAGTCGATTTGTATTTTGACAAGCTAACCTGA
- a CDS encoding CitMHS family transporter: protein MHTVLPGLLLSAEAKPEYDLAFVPPEWVLVILGFTMVLVFMTLIMTKRLTPMVALILVPTIFGLFAGAGLGLGDMVLTAIGNMAPTAALLMFAIMFFGIMIDVGLFDPLIRFITRLLGDDPAKVVLGTALLAAAVSLDGDGSTTFIITTSAMLPIYLRLGMSPVVLTCVAGLMNGTMNILPWGGPTVRAATALNLQVSDVFVPMIPAMMIGLVIAFGFAWMLGIQERNRLGRIDTGRLDGSPEGGLLAGMPKLFRGADSKPGARASLHTGNLVTIAGGHSPVAVAEVDPTDTAMADTMLDPDRATLRPKLIWWNLLLTVSVMVLLVLDIMPLPYVFMVGAGIALVLNFSKMKDQASEIVAHAPSIVGVVSMVIAAGVLVGVLSGTGMVDAMANWITTVLPNEVGPFLAPITGVLSIPFTFFMSNDAFYYGILPVLSQSAAMYGIDPVEMARASIIGQPVHLQSPLVPAILLLVSLAGVNLGDHHKKVLWRATIVSLVMLAVGILTGAIPFFVA, encoded by the coding sequence ATGCATACGGTCCTGCCAGGGTTGCTGCTCAGCGCTGAAGCGAAACCCGAATACGACCTGGCGTTTGTCCCCCCAGAGTGGGTGCTCGTCATCCTCGGCTTCACCATGGTGTTGGTGTTCATGACCCTCATCATGACAAAGCGTTTGACCCCGATGGTCGCGCTCATCCTCGTCCCCACAATCTTTGGATTGTTTGCCGGTGCCGGCCTCGGCCTTGGCGACATGGTGCTGACTGCCATTGGCAACATGGCACCAACGGCGGCGCTCCTGATGTTTGCGATCATGTTCTTTGGCATCATGATCGACGTCGGGCTGTTTGACCCGCTCATCCGTTTCATCACGCGCCTGCTCGGCGACGACCCCGCAAAGGTCGTCCTCGGCACGGCGCTGCTCGCCGCCGCGGTTTCGCTTGACGGCGACGGGTCGACGACCTTCATCATCACCACCTCGGCGATGCTGCCTATCTACCTGCGCCTCGGCATGAGCCCGGTCGTACTGACCTGTGTTGCTGGCCTCATGAACGGCACCATGAACATCCTTCCTTGGGGTGGGCCGACCGTGCGAGCGGCAACCGCGCTGAACCTTCAGGTCTCTGACGTGTTTGTGCCGATGATCCCCGCGATGATGATTGGTCTTGTCATAGCGTTTGGCTTTGCCTGGATGCTTGGCATTCAGGAGCGCAACCGCCTCGGGCGGATCGACACCGGCCGCCTTGACGGCAGCCCAGAAGGCGGTCTCCTCGCCGGAATGCCAAAGCTGTTCCGCGGAGCAGACAGCAAGCCAGGCGCCCGCGCCTCGCTGCACACCGGGAACCTGGTCACGATTGCAGGCGGGCACTCTCCCGTTGCTGTTGCAGAGGTCGACCCGACGGACACGGCGATGGCCGACACCATGCTCGATCCTGATCGCGCAACGCTTCGTCCGAAGCTGATCTGGTGGAACCTGCTGCTGACGGTTTCGGTGATGGTGCTGCTCGTACTCGACATCATGCCGCTTCCCTACGTCTTCATGGTTGGTGCCGGTATCGCGCTCGTGCTCAACTTCAGCAAAATGAAGGACCAGGCATCGGAGATCGTCGCCCACGCGCCAAGCATTGTTGGCGTTGTTTCTATGGTGATTGCGGCAGGCGTGCTGGTCGGTGTGCTCTCGGGAACCGGCATGGTTGATGCTATGGCCAACTGGATCACCACGGTGCTCCCGAACGAGGTTGGCCCGTTCCTTGCCCCGATCACCGGTGTGCTGTCGATCCCGTTCACCTTCTTTATGTCGAACGATGCGTTCTACTACGGCATCCTCCCCGTACTGTCGCAGAGCGCTGCCATGTACGGAATTGATCCAGTGGAGATGGCGCGCGCCTCGATCATCGGGCAGCCGGTGCACCTGCAGAGCCCGCTCGTGCCTGCCATCCTGCTGCTCGTTTCGCTTGCCGGCGTGAACCTCGGCGACCACCACAAGAAGGTCCTTTGGCGCGCCACCATCGTGTCGCTCGTCATGCTTGCGGTTGGCATCCTCACTGGGGCGATTCCGTTCTTCGTGGCGTAG
- a CDS encoding ABC transporter permease, translating into MNANRTLATAGRVLAQIRHDPRTIALLLIMPSVLIGLMAWIFSDTNTFEQIGPAMIALFPFVVMFLVTSISTLRERRSGTLERLLTMPLGKGDFILGYALAFAVLAVLQSSIAVGLSLWLFGLTVVKSVWLLLAVAIVDAILGSCLGLFASAFARTEFQAVQFMPVIVFPQILLCGLLVPRDKLPDALSVISDWLPLSHAVDAITAVATGLEDDGYVGTRLLILAAFTVGAIVLGALTLRRRTP; encoded by the coding sequence ATGAACGCCAACCGGACCCTCGCAACCGCCGGCCGCGTCCTCGCCCAGATTCGCCACGACCCCCGCACCATAGCGCTCCTTCTGATCATGCCAAGCGTGCTCATCGGCCTCATGGCCTGGATCTTCTCTGACACCAATACGTTTGAGCAGATCGGGCCAGCAATGATCGCGCTTTTCCCGTTTGTGGTGATGTTCCTGGTCACGAGCATCTCAACCCTGCGCGAGCGACGCTCTGGAACCCTCGAACGGCTCCTCACCATGCCGCTCGGCAAAGGCGATTTCATCCTCGGCTATGCACTCGCCTTCGCAGTGCTCGCCGTGCTGCAGAGCTCTATCGCCGTTGGGCTTTCCCTGTGGCTCTTTGGCCTCACCGTTGTGAAATCGGTGTGGTTGCTGCTTGCCGTCGCTATTGTCGACGCCATCCTTGGCAGCTGTCTCGGGCTGTTTGCGAGCGCTTTTGCGAGAACCGAGTTTCAGGCCGTACAGTTCATGCCCGTCATCGTGTTCCCACAAATCCTGCTGTGTGGGCTGCTGGTACCGCGCGATAAGCTGCCGGATGCCCTCAGCGTCATCTCCGACTGGCTCCCGCTTTCACACGCGGTTGACGCTATCACGGCCGTCGCAACTGGGCTGGAAGACGACGGCTACGTCGGCACGCGCCTGCTCATCCTTGCCGCCTTCACCGTTGGTGCGATTGTGCTCGGGGCGCTGACCCTCCGTCGCCGCACACCGTAG
- a CDS encoding sensor histidine kinase — MTKSDHARLRFATRAMLLQLGTVALVVALCTGVYLALAMQQLRDASETSALNIARTLAEDPTVRELVTEFSADPGTPRAADLRDGELQSTAVSLAPRTGALFVVITDDHGIRLAHPDPNRLGQEVSTPYERVLQGYEVVDWEVGTLGESARAKVPIFALQPGEPATTNGPPVGEVSVGFERGSVFTNLPTLVGSIALVAIGSFGLATLAMLLIRRRLERVTLGLQPEELAALVQNQTAVLDGVGDGVIGIDPSGTVRVCNAAAERILNLSAPVGQPISALGTAAPLLAAESQRGTSTGDPHGVMHNGKVLFVEHRAVERNGRPLGRVVILRDRTDVVALSERLETVRAMTGALRVQRHEFANRIHVATGLIDADRVPEAREFLGELLERGSVEYPVPGLETIADPFLQAFLRAKAMEAGERGVRVRIADDSHLLGTICSPEDTAAVLGNLVDNAIHAAVRAPAPRWVEVTVLDDAAELVLTVSDSGAGVPDGLDVFDRADDARTSAERMPVNVATDEPVHGHGVGLPLSREIARATGGELWLVDAGGGAGLGAVFAARIAGAVTPPQRAGSSAARSPEEQA; from the coding sequence ATGACCAAGTCAGACCACGCGCGTCTGCGATTTGCCACCCGCGCAATGCTGTTGCAACTCGGCACCGTTGCCCTCGTAGTTGCGCTGTGCACTGGCGTCTATCTTGCGCTTGCGATGCAGCAGCTCCGCGACGCCTCGGAAACCTCCGCGCTGAACATCGCCCGCACCCTCGCGGAAGACCCAACCGTGCGCGAACTCGTGACCGAGTTCTCCGCCGACCCCGGAACGCCACGCGCCGCCGACCTGCGCGACGGTGAGCTCCAGAGCACCGCGGTGTCGCTCGCCCCTCGAACCGGCGCGCTCTTTGTTGTGATCACTGACGATCACGGCATCCGGCTCGCGCATCCAGACCCCAACCGACTCGGCCAAGAGGTCAGCACCCCCTACGAGCGCGTCTTGCAGGGATACGAAGTTGTTGACTGGGAGGTTGGGACGCTTGGCGAATCCGCCCGCGCGAAGGTACCAATCTTCGCCCTGCAGCCAGGGGAACCAGCCACAACGAATGGCCCACCCGTTGGCGAAGTCAGCGTTGGCTTTGAACGCGGAAGCGTATTCACCAACCTCCCAACGCTCGTCGGATCGATAGCCCTCGTTGCGATTGGCTCGTTTGGATTGGCCACGCTCGCAATGCTGCTCATCCGCCGCCGCCTCGAACGGGTTACCCTTGGTCTCCAACCGGAAGAACTAGCCGCCCTCGTACAGAATCAAACCGCCGTGCTCGACGGCGTTGGCGACGGTGTGATCGGCATCGACCCGTCTGGCACCGTACGCGTCTGCAACGCGGCGGCCGAGCGGATACTGAACCTCTCGGCACCCGTCGGCCAACCAATATCCGCCCTCGGCACGGCCGCTCCCCTGCTCGCCGCCGAATCACAACGGGGAACGAGCACGGGCGACCCACACGGCGTCATGCACAACGGCAAGGTCCTCTTTGTTGAACATCGCGCGGTGGAACGCAACGGCAGGCCCCTCGGACGGGTCGTCATCCTGCGCGACCGAACCGACGTGGTCGCGCTCAGCGAGCGCCTCGAAACCGTGCGGGCCATGACTGGCGCGCTTCGTGTGCAGCGACACGAATTTGCCAACCGCATCCACGTGGCCACCGGCCTCATCGATGCCGACCGAGTGCCCGAAGCCCGCGAATTTCTGGGCGAGCTGCTCGAACGGGGATCAGTCGAGTACCCCGTTCCCGGCCTCGAAACGATTGCCGACCCGTTCTTGCAGGCCTTCCTCCGCGCAAAGGCGATGGAGGCCGGCGAGCGCGGCGTACGCGTTCGGATCGCCGACGACTCGCACCTGCTTGGCACCATTTGCAGCCCGGAAGACACCGCAGCAGTGCTTGGCAACCTCGTAGACAACGCCATCCACGCGGCCGTCCGCGCCCCAGCACCGCGCTGGGTTGAGGTGACGGTGCTCGATGATGCCGCCGAGCTCGTGCTCACCGTGTCGGACTCAGGCGCAGGGGTCCCGGACGGCCTCGACGTCTTCGACCGCGCAGACGATGCGCGCACGAGCGCCGAGCGGATGCCCGTCAACGTCGCGACGGACGAGCCGGTCCACGGCCACGGCGTTGGCCTTCCGCTTTCCCGGGAAATCGCGCGCGCAACGGGCGGCGAACTCTGGCTCGTGGATGCAGGGGGCGGCGCAGGCCTTGGCGCGGTCTTCGCCGCGCGCATCGCGGGAGCCGTCACACCACCGCAGCGAGCAGGCAGCTCAGCCGCTCGTTCACCCGAGGAGCAAGCATGA
- a CDS encoding ABC transporter ATP-binding protein produces the protein MMNNGGHGAHRADKTPSPNAAILVDGLTIKRGHQTALDSITLSVPTGRITGLLGPSGCGKSTLMRSIVGVQQLTAGTITVLGSPAGSASLRKQIGYVTQAPSVYDDLTVRQNLRYFGRILGAPASDVDRVLSITNLEDKATTLAGSLSGGQRSRASLAAALMGTPQLLVLDEPTVGLDPVLRNELWDVFHSLRDAGQTIVVSSHVMDEAERCDDLILLRDGRLVAHDSPEHLTAATGTSSVEDAFITLVTKDSRAGAHLGTPLGTPLDATSADTTADSTATVASRTGATPSKATPTEATATSATAVEAASNDEEQS, from the coding sequence ATGATGAATAACGGCGGTCACGGCGCACATCGCGCCGACAAAACGCCCTCCCCCAACGCCGCGATTCTGGTTGACGGCCTCACCATCAAGCGTGGACACCAAACTGCCCTCGACTCCATCACGCTGTCCGTCCCAACCGGACGCATCACCGGCTTGCTCGGCCCAAGCGGCTGCGGCAAATCCACGCTCATGCGCTCTATCGTTGGCGTGCAGCAGCTCACCGCTGGCACAATCACGGTGCTCGGCAGCCCAGCGGGGAGCGCCAGCCTCCGCAAACAAATCGGTTACGTCACCCAGGCACCCAGCGTGTACGACGACCTCACCGTGCGCCAAAATCTCAGGTACTTCGGCCGCATCCTCGGCGCACCAGCTAGCGACGTCGATCGGGTACTCTCAATCACCAACCTAGAAGACAAAGCCACCACCCTCGCCGGTTCACTGTCGGGAGGGCAGCGAAGCCGGGCATCCCTGGCCGCCGCGCTCATGGGAACCCCTCAGCTCCTCGTGCTCGACGAGCCAACCGTTGGGCTCGACCCGGTGCTGCGCAATGAGCTGTGGGACGTGTTTCACTCGCTTCGTGACGCCGGGCAGACCATCGTTGTATCCAGCCACGTCATGGATGAGGCAGAGCGCTGCGACGACCTCATCCTCTTGCGCGACGGCCGGCTCGTTGCCCACGACTCCCCCGAACATCTCACGGCGGCCACGGGCACATCCTCAGTTGAGGATGCCTTTATCACGCTCGTCACCAAGGACTCGCGCGCAGGCGCACACCTCGGCACACCACTCGGCACACCACTCGACGCGACCTCAGCAGACACCACAGCAGACAGCACAGCAACCGTGGCATCCCGAACCGGGGCAACCCCGAGCAAAGCCACCCCAACCGAAGCCACAGCAACAAGCGCCACCGCAGTCGAAGCCGCCTCAAATGATGAGGAGCAGTCATGA
- a CDS encoding LysR family transcriptional regulator, whose translation MFVEIRWIESFVAVAEELHFGRAAERLRVSQSPLSQTIRKLEADLGAELFRRNTRTVSLTPAGHSFLVHARKVLSEVDLARRSTTETNDGIYGNVSIGFSGVLNHLTLPRLTRQVRQRYPGINLTLVDRVISFEAMQLVKDGDLDLAFIGLPADSPPLQTRAISLEPMGATLPSDHPLADRDKISLSELAEEDFVSLPIRQGSAVRERMFQSCLNVGFRPRVVQEVIDPYLVLSFVAAGVGVSVMPSCISGIMPAGSVYVPVVEEDCVLLAGIIWDPNNGSLAVRKVLEIADEILPVPAGL comes from the coding sequence ATGTTTGTGGAAATTCGCTGGATCGAGTCGTTTGTTGCCGTCGCAGAGGAGCTGCACTTTGGCCGGGCCGCTGAACGGCTCAGGGTCTCCCAGTCGCCGCTGAGCCAGACCATCCGCAAACTCGAAGCCGACCTCGGCGCTGAGCTGTTCAGGCGTAATACCCGCACGGTGTCGCTCACGCCTGCTGGCCACTCGTTTTTGGTGCACGCGCGTAAGGTGCTGTCTGAGGTTGACCTCGCCCGCCGGTCAACAACCGAAACGAACGATGGCATCTACGGCAACGTGAGCATCGGCTTCTCTGGCGTGCTCAACCACCTCACGCTTCCGAGGCTCACCCGCCAGGTGCGGCAGCGGTATCCGGGCATCAACCTCACCCTCGTTGACCGTGTGATTAGCTTTGAGGCGATGCAGCTGGTGAAAGACGGGGATCTTGATCTTGCATTCATCGGGTTGCCGGCAGATTCGCCGCCCCTCCAGACGCGCGCGATCTCGCTTGAGCCGATGGGGGCCACGCTGCCCTCCGATCATCCGCTTGCCGACCGCGACAAGATCTCGTTGAGTGAGCTGGCAGAAGAGGACTTCGTCTCGCTGCCCATCCGCCAGGGGTCGGCCGTGCGCGAGCGCATGTTCCAATCGTGCCTCAACGTTGGGTTCCGCCCTCGCGTAGTCCAAGAGGTCATCGACCCGTATCTTGTGCTCTCCTTTGTTGCGGCCGGCGTTGGTGTGAGCGTGATGCCCTCGTGCATCTCGGGCATTATGCCTGCCGGTTCCGTCTACGTGCCGGTGGTTGAGGAGGACTGCGTGCTGCTCGCCGGCATCATCTGGGACCCAAATAACGGCTCGCTTGCGGTGCGGAAGGTACTCGAAATCGCCGACGAGATTTTGCCGGTCCCTGCTGGGCTCTAG